ttttatcaagcattcatatttataaccaatcaaaatctaaacattaatgagctaacgttggccaatttaacttatacatgccattaaaaccagaataaaatcatccaaaattaccgatagaaccaatggatagtgtgatatatctccgacaagcttccaaccccatcgagcttccaataatcatttcaatgcatctaataattatacatattaccaataataattcaattccaataataaaacacatatttatataatattcatcaccaaataacattcactttaattaaaatcatacagaatatagttcatatgaacttaccaggctaaattgcagaaataccaaaattcaaggatattttggtaattttttattttcctcgaattttcacccaatctagatctaaattaatatttcattaaattttattaatttaaataataaaataattcatttcatgcaatttggtcattttttgacatttttacaaatctgcccttaaaattttacttttattcaatttagtccctgaacctaaaacatgcaaattagccatttttaatgaaaactcatgctagtagaataatcatatattttactcctcctcctctccattccacatccttaatgtttataacatgcttatatgtaacattatctataatttcactatttatttatatgttcattcaaagctgtccacttgagtcatggtcactaaattatttatatcttgagctacggaactcaaaattaagatccactaaatttatatgaaactatactcacatatattcttatcataaacttttcagaatttatggtttagccaataagtatagtttattctttaaagtcatccatgttctgctgtctgacagtttcaacccttcttcactaaaaattaattatctcctcgtacgagatttggatgatgttcccatttgtttttATCGAggatagactcattaataattttaaacatataaataacccacaattatttttagacaatttttaattattttccaaagtcaaaacagggaaacccgaattcattctgaccttgtctcaaaaaatttattatatatcatgatttacaattccattacttacactgtttattctatgaaaaactagactcaataagctttaattccattttgtttttcatcctctaattcgatttctacaatttatgatgatttttcaaatttaacctactactgctgtccaaaactgttttagtgcaagatgttgattactaagtttataactcccttattccttttctctataatatttcccatcactttcacttatttcccttcactaatatatcaagaacataagaccttatataataaaactctactataacatcattttcatgctttttcaataatatcaaacttcaaaatatattgaaatcttgatgttcttatctTGTCCTCTTAGTTTcaaactttaacttgattttctctctcctccagcttctatttcttgaatctaacttgatattcttgctcccaatagtctccttgttatctttctctcttgatggatatggaaatttttttgatttctaagtgaaaatggtgaatatTTAGtgaaaggatcaaattgtaaagaaaagaaagtttttttctttcttttctcttcatacgttggaTGCATGGGAAGAAGAAGATggttcttcatctttccttccatatatatactaaatagaataataataaaataataaaatatcatttaaaaattaaattaaaatattaataaactaatatttattgatttaattaatctaaaatatctccaacatcatcattttcttctagatttctctttcttctaattgaccattttgccctttatgatcttttaaaatttcatccttgagtcatcacttaatttggtaaatttatgatttagtccctcataattcttcacatattcaatttggtctcaattcatccattttccttaatttctagattattccacccttaaaatatttacactattgatcctttaactttttcatatttacactttaacccctcaaattttgaatatttactcttgggcaacaaaacttttctcatttttacgatttaatccttcattgaattaatatgtcataatatacttcccaatgttgacataactcaaaattacccttttttcactttatttccttatttaacTATACCAGGGATATTAtattactttcttactgtagtaaattttcggggtattacacttgttctcaattatgtgtgcttaattcttagtttgatatttctaaattattaattcatgtttgatgtgcttaaatcagaggaggaatataccttgtttaaaagtagatctagcataattgagtgaagttgcatgcaatcctagaaataggacgatataaatatattacattagagtcaaatctaatagggggatttatagattgagttaatgcaataatatgggttttaattagaaagaaatttcaattaatcaacctagagtcagttgctcttagtcttgaagagagatattaacataatttagggatttctatagatCAAGATACAAAGTGAAGAAAttacgtaatttagattgataataaCAGATGAAacctaggtgaattctttcttgggtattgtttctcttcttggttgttaatcgtttaTTTTCCTTAATTGTTTTTTATCATGTTCATTAgcaattagtttagttaattttaattttcaatcaaTCATTCGAATTTATCGATTAAATAATACAAAGATAGTTATTTCTACTACTTTTAGTCATCGTGGGAACGATATAtttgctcaccgtagctatactattaattgataggtacacttgccttagtcagatttttagttggtttacgacTACATCATCAGGGTCAAATTGACATAAAGTATAAAAATCAAGGACCAAACTTGTAATTATACTAACTAAAAAGTGTCACTTAATAGTCAAGTGAccaaaaaaaaatctagaaaacatttgtaattaatttgtaacttttttaattaaatgaccaaaataaaaatttacttataatttagtgactaataacATAATATactcattgttttttttttctttgatttaaaacattttgttttggTAGCCGTCAGTACTTGACTCATACATACgtacatatataatattatatattagaaACTTAACATTTAcgttatttcaaatttaaataatatattttggtTGGTGAAAATAGTCATTACAAAATATACTACAACAttacaatatttttatatattatactacattgtataacataaattataatatattttattttattaccaaattttgtataacataaattataatataatttatttgattacaAAAACCTTTATCATCTACTAATGGTTAAATTTGATAGTTTCGTTAAAAAAGACGTTTAtctttttacaatatttattacATGTGATGCAACATATTGTGTAACACAAATTTGAATTTCACTATTGATTTTTTGGGATTGGTTATATATTTGTTGACTTTTAAGTGGAAATTAATATTCGATTTTTTGGAGAGATTCTTTTATGGATCCTTCagattatattatttatggtCCATTTTCAGTTATTTAatggcattttagtaatttttttatgtcaCTGACATATAATTTTGGTAACTATTTTACCCCGAACACCAAACTCAGAATCCAAACCCTGAACCCTAAACTAGAAACTGTTCAAGGTTtagaatttaggatttaaggttcaAGGTTCAAGATTCGGGTTTGGGGTTTAAAGTTTGAGTTGGGTTTAGAGTTTGATATTTATGTTTAGGGTTTGAGGTCAAcatttagggtttggggtttaaggttCCAGATTCaaggtttatggtttaggatttaagattCATGGTTCAAGGTTTAGgattaaaaaattaccaaaattttgtCAATGATATGGAAAAAGTTGCTGAAATGGCATTATACCAAAAATGGAAATAAACCATAAATAATGTAGTGGGAaagattcataaaataatttctcaaatattttatttttcaaagttaatgaTATaccgaaataaataaataaataattcaaaacttATCTGAATAGACTTTAGGTGGTTGAGTTTAGtggattttttttaatcttaattcCGGTATTTATAACtgatcttatttttatattacatattattttataccaaaaaatatataaaaaatcaattaatatataaaatagaagATATTCACAATGAAAAGTTTGGAAAGAActttattgaattaatataagCCAATAAGTACAAAGACAATAGATTTGGACTTTCTtttataatatatgaatattataaaacattattaattagAACTTAATAACTATTTCTTAGGAAACAAGCTTGGAGAggaaaaattaacataattttaaagtGCAATTGGTTCAATGAGCAATGAAGTGATTCCACCCTTAGCCGCTTTTCCAACATATGTATATCCATCTCCTTCCCTGTAAAGTACATCCATCACCCTTGCAAGGTTTAGGCTACGATTTAAAACTTCTGTTGGCATTTCTGTTGGTTTCAGAAACTCTTGATTCACATCCTTCCAGGCACTCTCAACATGCTTGTTGAATACATCGTATGCCTCTTGTGCTGATACGCCATATTCTTCCATGTAACACTCTATTGCTGAGCAATCGTCTTCTCTCCTATGCTTAAACTGCAGccataataaaatcaaaattattctATCACTATATACCCTAAAATCTATCAGTTTATTAAACTACCATTCTTTGTGATGATAAAATACATTTATTGACAATACTTCCtcactaaaaaccctaaaatgaaactagatttcttttcttattcttcAATTTGAGACTAAACattttatatataaacattaaactttattttttttagatcatGATAAAAACCATCGTCTGATTGTCACAAAGACATTGAATTATTTAGTTAAGAGTTCAGTTTCTTATGGTTatctaaatatattattataccttGTGTTCCGCAACATCATCCATAAACCTACAAATAATTGTGGAAGCTTGAATGATCTTAGGGTCATTGGCTGCCCATTTAAAGGTCTCTGGTGTTACGATATCTCCCATGCCGACGAAAGATGTAATAGCAAGCATGGCATAACCACAAGTTGGCAATGCATTAGCCTTAAACTCCTCGAATGATGGTTTGTAGTTTTGAAGAGTCCATCTGGCCTCCACAAGGTAAGATTGAGCAAGTCGTATCATCTGAGGCAACAAAATCTCAAACAATTATTACGAAtatcaattcaaattcaaaaataatatttaaatgattatatattattattcaaGTTAGTTGTTTATTCAAATCTATAATTTAACTAATATCTTATCTCTTGTGTACAAAATAAATGTTTGGTGATGTACATACCGCATTTTTTGCATATTCGACACGATATTGTCTTCCATGCTCAGGCACCAGTTGTTCCATTTCTTCGTAAACATCTAATAGTGCCTTGTAGCTCGGCTTCATGTATTCAGGAAGTTCATCTATGCATTTGATATCCCACCTGAATCCAACTTCAACGttatatttaatcatttctcGTAATATATTATTGAATGTTAACTTCAACTAAAGAAACCTAACCTATTACCAACAAAATTAAAGAAATCTAACCTCTCAATTGCATTTGTATATGGAATGAGCTCTTCATATGTTGCATATGAGTCATATGTATCATCTacaatagatgccattgctatCACTTTTGTCAACATCTTTCTACCAAGTGAATATTGGGGCTCAAAGTACACTCCTGAGATCCAAAAATAGCCTTCAACCACTCTATCTCTTGCATATGGCAACTTTCTTTGAAAGTCTAAATCTTTCCACCACCTAAAAAATGATATCATAAAAAACCCCATTAGCACAATGAATATTCAATGTTTCAATTAGTTTCACATTCATGTTGTTAGATTTAAGTCAATTGGCAACCTCAAATATTAAAGTATATATAAGTAAAATGATATAGGTGAAAAAGATGAATCCAAGGTTGATGCCATCACTtttaacttgtactatttaataAGATTCAAATATTAGCATTTGCAACTTGTCTCCTATACTGAGAATGATGTCTCCAATAAATTCAGCCCTCCTTccactaataaataaataaataaaaaagatgaaaaagaaaaaaatgggtgAAAGAGATTAAAAAACATACCTGCAAATCTCGCTTAGCTCTTTCCTATGCAAAAATTGTAACATGTTGAAGTCGATCTTAGCAAACTCCAACAAAGCCTTATTATGGGACTCAATATCTTGGTATACTGAAAGATAGTGCCTTGCCTCAACCCTTGACAAGCCTCTTCGAATTGATTGTTTCAAAGCATGAGAAACCTCTTCGGATAAAGGATGGTCCAAAGATGCTACTGCAAGGCTTAAATGGTTGGTGGTGAAAGAAATTGCTTCATCCAATATATCTTCCCCATGAACCCTCAAATAGGAAGCTTGGTAAAGTTCCAACAATCCTCGAACATCGCTTGTCACGGATGACTTGAAATTCCCTTGCTCGTCTTTAAACTTGTTGAATACGTCTGAGATGAAATTACCCAAAATGAAATATCGTTATCAAACATTCCATGCTATTATATTCTCAAGAAACTTAAAAACACTATGTTTCTGTTCCAATAATTACCGCATGAAACATTGTATCCATGCTCTCGGAGTAGTCGGAATCGAAGAGATGTAGTGTAGAGGTCGTTCTCGGCATCATTGTTGTTATGGTAGATATTCTCTAGTTCATCTTCGATCTCCTTGGTGAAATGGTAACTCACACCCAGTCTTTGGAGTGAATCAATGAAGGCTAACTTTTGGGTCGAATTAGCCATCGGTGCCACAATCATCTTCCTCACTTCTTCTTTCAATTGTTGGTGGCGTTTTTCAGTTCCAGCATCAATATTCTGCtcaaaacaatgaaaattttcttCATATTGAATCActaaataattaaacaaataatatgtTAAGATTATATCAATATGGTGATATGTATGTATACCTTGTCGGGACAATTGAGGAAGAAATCTCCCCAAATGCTAGGCTGAAAATCGGCTTTGGGACGGATTTCATCCTTATTGGAAGAAAGGGGTGATGAAGAAGGCATTTGAGAAACTTGTGAAGCCATTTCGATTGATCAAAAGCAGATATTGAAAAGCTGAATTTGCAGCCTTTTTTTGGTTTGCTCTTGAAATTTGGCACAGAATTTGTGTGAGGATAAGAGTGCAATTGTTGCATGTATTTATAGGTAAGAAAAATAGTGGTGATATTTGAAGTCAAAAAAGGAGAACTTAAATTCAAGAAAACAAAGTGCATGAGAAATACAAATAGATTAAAAGAAATGTTGATTTGTCTTTTGTTTGATTCTTTTGATTCAAAGTTGATGTCtgtaaaaaatgtttaaatatccTCTATTGATTTTAAACTTTTGCAGTTCGATCAAAATGTTTGAGGGCATGAATGATATTTATTCTTTTCTCTGCTTTTGACATACTCTTCACAGAATTTATGACCTCAATCCACCcgtaattttatattaatttcttaGGAAATATCAGTGGAAAGTAAGAAGAATACGACTCTGTAGTATTTAAAATACTGACTTATTTTGAtgtaaaatttactttaaaaaaaagtttttcatGTTACTTTTAATCCTTAGTAATCAAATGTATTTGTTTACTCATtagcattttaaaataaataaatttgtcaCTTATTTGACCCACTCTCTTTacgattttagaattttttttaaatggatgaatttaaaaacttagaaaaaaaaattttattgtaaggtAAATGAAATTTACAAAAGAAAGGTTATATTCTTAGAATTCTAAGTATCAAACTtttttcatatataaatataataaataaactatttttaaaattaataaaaataatatattcttTTGTTAagtcaataaaaaattattaataatatattaaatgcaAGAAACCTTtctgaaataataaataatgtttaAGTATCTTAAGTCTTAACCAAAtgtataaaagaatttaaaattgaATGAAGTTAAATCGGTGCATGCATTTCCTTCAGACCAGAAGACTGATTTTTTCATTGATTTTTATAATAAAGCATGTCAAGTTTGAACAAGGACTAAGCAACGTAACT
The genomic region above belongs to Gossypium hirsutum isolate 1008001.06 chromosome D05, Gossypium_hirsutum_v2.1, whole genome shotgun sequence and contains:
- the LOC107903499 gene encoding (+)-delta-cadinene synthase isozyme C2, producing the protein MASQVSQMPSSSPLSSNKDEIRPKADFQPSIWGDFFLNCPDKNIDAGTEKRHQQLKEEVRKMIVAPMANSTQKLAFIDSLQRLGVSYHFTKEIEDELENIYHNNNDAENDLYTTSLRFRLLREHGYNVSCDVFNKFKDEQGNFKSSVTSDVRGLLELYQASYLRVHGEDILDEAISFTTNHLSLAVASLDHPLSEEVSHALKQSIRRGLSRVEARHYLSVYQDIESHNKALLEFAKIDFNMLQFLHRKELSEICRWWKDLDFQRKLPYARDRVVEGYFWISGVYFEPQYSLGRKMLTKVIAMASIVDDTYDSYATYEELIPYTNAIERWDIKCIDELPEYMKPSYKALLDVYEEMEQLVPEHGRQYRVEYAKNAMIRLAQSYLVEARWTLQNYKPSFEEFKANALPTCGYAMLAITSFVGMGDIVTPETFKWAANDPKIIQASTIICRFMDDVAEHKFKHRREDDCSAIECYMEEYGVSAQEAYDVFNKHVESAWKDVNQEFLKPTEMPTEVLNRSLNLARVMDVLYREGDGYTYVGKAAKGGITSLLIEPIAL